The following is a genomic window from Tetrapisispora phaffii CBS 4417 chromosome 12, complete genome.
CAATATCTATAAATGATGACATATGTTAATAGTAACTGTAATGCAAAGCTCAATGGCAACACTAAATTGAGCTTTGATTCTGTGGTGCACTCACACTGCTATTGAATCTTCCTTTCGATTGCATACATATACGCACGCATCCGCAAAGAACAAAGTGCAATCGTAACAAAAAATGTCAGACAATCAGGCTACGGTTCCTGCGGAAGACACTAGTGCCAAACAGGCTAAACAACAGAAGCTACCGAAACCGTCCAAACCGGTGAAACAGCAGAAACCGTTGAAACAACAGAAAACAGTCGCTAAAAAGGATGCGACTGAAGCAAGAGGTACCACCTCGACTTCAACAGATGCCGCAGGTTCAAATACAGGTAAAAAACAACAGACCAGTACTAATCCACCATCTGGTACACCAAGCAAGCAAGCAGGTCAGTTCTCGGCTTCTGATCTGAATAGAATCGTGTTGGagtatttgaataaaaaaggTTATCATCAAACTGAAGCACTCTTGAGGCAAGAGAGTTTGGGCAACAATAAAAGTAAACCAACAGTGGAGAAAGCTAAAGAAGAGaagagaaaagaaaaggagaaagagaaagaaaaagaaaaattggAACAGGCAAAGAAGAGAGATGTAGATGGTAATATCATATCTTATGAACAGATAAAACAAGAAACTTCTCCAGAGAGTTACATCAGGGCCTATAGATTATTGAAAGAATGGGTGGATTCATCGTTGGAAATGTACAAATCGGATCTGGATCAAATACTATACCCAGtctttatttatatcttcttGAAAATAGTGTCAAAATCACCAATTCATGCTCGTGGATTCTTCGATAAGTATTCTTCTGATTTTAGAGCTTTCCATAGCACAGAGATAAATAGACTGTTTAGTGTTAACTCACAAGATCACATAAAGGAAAATGAAATAGCAAACGCCTTTCACTCAAATAGATACAGAGTGACTCTCACAAAGACGACAGTAAATCTATTACTGTTCTATCTGAATGATAACGTCAATATAGGTGGTTCTTTAATTATCAGTATTTTGAATGAGTATATGGAATTAAATATCGTTGAAACAGTCACATCTAAGGAAAGGTTACAAGATGGTatcaaattaatttcaGAAAATGATAGATCAAACATCAACTACgaaataaattcaacaCCTGTCAAATTAGGCAAATTACCAcaagatgaagaatttaTCAAAGAGATAGAGACGGAGTTGAAAATCTTAgatgaaaaagaaaaacagaATATTGTAAACACTgcagaaaataataaaccaTTACCTCCCATTACTTTACTAGAAGAGTTTCGTGGTCTACTCAGTCGATCATATGTCGATTATTTTggtaaaaagaataaaggATCGAACATAGGAAGTGAAATAAGTGAGAAAAAATCTGCATCAAGATCAGTTGACATTCAGTCTCCTTCAATCGAAGTTCTACCATTACCTCCTAAGAATGCAttagatttaaaaattgaaatacaAAAAGTTAAGGAATATCGTGACTATGTTCCACTTTATGATCTAAAGACAGCACTACCAAGTGTATGTATGTTTACTTTTCTAAACACAAACAACGAAATGTTATCGTTAAGTTACAGTAATGACTGTAGATTAGCAGCAGCCGGTTTTAAAGACAGTTATATTAAGGTTTGGTCTTTAGACGGTACTACGCTAGAAAGTAAAGCTACTAAAATACAACCATCCAAATCCCAAGCAGCTCTAAGAGCTGGattagataataaaattaatgagAAAACTAGATCTCAAGAAACTCCCATCACTACTGTTAAACTAGTAGGACACAGCGGTGCTATTTACTCAACAAGTTTCAGTCCGGATAACAAACTATTGGTTTCCGCATCAGAGGACAAAACTATACGATTATGGTCGATGGATACGCGCACAACATTAGTCACATATAAAGGTCACAATCACCCTGTCTGGGATGTTCAATTCTCACCAGTAGGGCATTATTTTGCCACTGCATCTCACGATCAAACAGCTAGGTTATGGTCTTGTGACCATATATTTCCATTAAGAATTTTCTCCGGTCATATAAGTGACGTGGATTGTGTTACCTTCCATCCTAACGGATGTTATATATTCACCGGTTCTAGTGACAAAACATGTAGAATGTGGGATATCACCACTGGTGAATCTGTACGTTTATTTATTGGACATACAGCTCCAATTCTATCAGTTGCTGTTGCACCAGACGGGCTAAGATTAGCCACTGGTAGTGAAGATGGTGTCATACATATATGGGATATTGGTACTGGTAAGAGtctaaagaaattaattgGACATGGTAAGAGCGCTGTCAATTCCTTATCGTACAACAAAGAGAGCAACATTCTTGTGAGCGGCGGTTCTGATAATTCTGTCCGTATCTGGGATTTAACGGTTGAAAACAATGAGAACAGTTTCAATAATGAAGCGGAGTCTGGTTTGAACCAGCCTATCATTGGGTACTCGGGCAGACAGCTTCCTTCGGTTACGCAAGATATGAAAGAATTCGGTAAGAACAACTCGGTCGTTCCAACCACTGATCTGGTGGTAAGTTTCTACACGAAGAAAACTCCAATCTACAAAACCCAATTCACTAGAAGTAACATTGTGTTTGCAGGAGGTGCATTAAGGGATTGagatttatatatctaacTGTATTTAGTAATGTATAGAATTGCACTAACAGaatcattatataattgCCAATACCCATAGTAATATCGATAAGCGGGTGAAAAAAACCTTGAAAATGTAAAAGATATGATCTATTTAAAGATAGATATTTACGTGAGATTAACAGACGCTACAAAAGATAAGAAAACTGTAGCAGTCCTGAGTGCTAAGAGATGGACGGTACAGAACCctttgaagaagatagaGGTGATCATCCCACTAGCGTAGCGAGAACACTTCCCAACGCTGAAGATATCCTTGGAAAGACAGGCACCGGTCCCAGATTAGTAGCTGAGCCCCCAGTGGACAAACAAGACAAACTTTGGAGTGAAATCGATGCCTTGGACGACGTCAAGAAATTAGCCAATGAAGATGGTCAGTTCAACGGGTTCTCGTCGGGCGCTAATATCCAATTGGAGAAGATCAAAGACACTCATATGAAGCTATTGCAACTGATGAAGGAACGTAACGCCAGAATCGAGGAAAAAGAACGATTGAAAGTGACCACTAGTAAGTCCAACGACGAGGTGAGTGTCAATGTCAGCAATACGAAGAAGGAACACCGTTTCAGTCCTAAGAAGCACCTAAAAGATGCACTGTATAATGCCAGGAACAAGAATAAA
Proteins encoded in this region:
- the TAF5 gene encoding chromatin modification protein (similar to Saccharomyces cerevisiae TAF5 (YBR198C); ancestral locus Anc_8.544), yielding MSDNQATVPAEDTSAKQAKQQKLPKPSKPVKQQKPLKQQKTVAKKDATEARGTTSTSTDAAGSNTGKKQQTSTNPPSGTPSKQAGQFSASDLNRIVLEYLNKKGYHQTEALLRQESLGNNKSKPTVEKAKEEKRKEKEKEKEKEKLEQAKKRDVDGNIISYEQIKQETSPESYIRAYRLLKEWVDSSLEMYKSDLDQILYPVFIYIFLKIVSKSPIHARGFFDKYSSDFRAFHSTEINRLFSVNSQDHIKENEIANAFHSNRYRVTLTKTTVNLLLFYLNDNVNIGGSLIISILNEYMELNIVETVTSKERLQDGIKLISENDRSNINYEINSTPVKLGKLPQDEEFIKEIETELKILDEKEKQNIVNTAENNKPLPPITLLEEFRGLLSRSYVDYFGKKNKGSNIGSEISEKKSASRSVDIQSPSIEVLPLPPKNALDLKIEIQKVKEYRDYVPLYDLKTALPSVCMFTFLNTNNEMLSLSYSNDCRLAAAGFKDSYIKVWSLDGTTLESKATKIQPSKSQAALRAGLDNKINEKTRSQETPITTVKLVGHSGAIYSTSFSPDNKLLVSASEDKTIRLWSMDTRTTLVTYKGHNHPVWDVQFSPVGHYFATASHDQTARLWSCDHIFPLRIFSGHISDVDCVTFHPNGCYIFTGSSDKTCRMWDITTGESVRLFIGHTAPILSVAVAPDGLRLATGSEDGVIHIWDIGTGKSLKKLIGHGKSAVNSLSYNKESNILVSGGSDNSVRIWDLTVENNENSFNNEAESGLNQPIIGYSGRQLPSVTQDMKEFGKNNSVVPTTDLVVSFYTKKTPIYKTQFTRSNIVFAGGALRD
- the TPHA0L01700 gene encoding DUF5315 domain-containing protein (similar to Saccharomyces cerevisiae YBR197C and YPL077C; ancestral locus Anc_8.546), with the protein product MDGTEPFEEDRGDHPTSVARTLPNAEDILGKTGTGPRLVAEPPVDKQDKLWSEIDALDDVKKLANEDGQFNGFSSGANIQLEKIKDTHMKLLQLMKERNARIEEKERLKVTTSKSNDEVSVNVSNTKKEHRFSPKKHLKDALYNARNKNKEVNKTDGEGDESEKADRLQSDVAYVQIDNSNSMMLSEENTYIDDMIDIMRDLRT